From one Bradyrhizobium sp. Ash2021 genomic stretch:
- a CDS encoding long-chain-acyl-CoA synthetase translates to MKAGVIQRATGSSDPRCRPSAAKAWLKAIELTSRIEAEPQRLFADVVEEWAKRQPGRPALCSDRQSFTYGEFSARISQYARWARDLGVRTGCTVCLLMPNRPDYVACWLGISSVGGTVALINTRLVGQSLAHCIDVACADHLVLAVDCVDAFETARPHLGRVPQIWRLGPGSAGADLDAALAAADPRPLSSAERGDVTIDGRALLIYTSGTTGLPKAVNVSHRRILSWGGWFAGLTDASVHDRLYDCLPLHHSVGGVVAPCSMLRAGGSVVIAEKFSAEDFWDDIMYFDCTIFQYIGELCRYLLNAPASGLEVVHGLRLAVGNGLRGDIWEAFAKRFAIPQILEFYAATEGNFSLFNFEGKPGAIGRIPPLLAHRFPASIVKVDAERGSPVRGDDGLCIACTHGEVGEAIGRIGTADRGGGPFEGYTDPAETEKKILRDVFAEGDAWFRTGDLMLRDEQGYFHFVDRIGETFRWKGENVATSEVNDAIRDCPGVLDASTYGVAVPGADGRAGMAALVVDQGFDFRIFAELLSRRLPVYALPIFVRLCRALDATETFKQNKQRLIREGFDPSVVGDPLFLRDPATSDYRPIDRAVYARIVEGGIRL, encoded by the coding sequence ATGAAAGCAGGCGTGATTCAGCGGGCGACCGGAAGTAGCGACCCGCGATGCAGACCCTCCGCCGCCAAAGCCTGGCTGAAGGCCATCGAACTGACCTCGCGGATCGAGGCCGAGCCGCAACGGCTATTCGCCGACGTCGTGGAAGAATGGGCGAAACGGCAGCCCGGACGCCCCGCATTGTGCTCGGACCGCCAATCCTTCACCTACGGGGAGTTCAGCGCCCGGATCAGCCAATATGCGCGTTGGGCGCGGGACCTGGGCGTCCGTACCGGCTGCACCGTCTGCCTGCTGATGCCGAACCGGCCGGACTACGTTGCCTGCTGGCTCGGCATCAGCAGCGTTGGCGGCACGGTGGCGCTGATCAATACCCGGCTGGTCGGGCAGTCCCTCGCTCACTGCATCGACGTTGCGTGTGCCGACCACCTCGTTCTTGCCGTCGATTGCGTGGATGCGTTCGAAACCGCACGTCCGCACCTGGGTCGCGTGCCCCAAATCTGGAGACTCGGTCCCGGCAGCGCCGGCGCCGATCTGGATGCGGCGCTCGCCGCCGCGGATCCGCGCCCGCTGTCCTCCGCCGAGCGCGGCGACGTCACGATCGATGGACGCGCCTTACTCATCTACACCTCGGGCACCACGGGGCTGCCGAAGGCGGTAAACGTCAGTCATCGCCGCATCCTCAGCTGGGGCGGATGGTTTGCCGGGCTGACAGACGCTTCCGTCCACGACCGTCTTTACGATTGTCTTCCGCTCCATCATTCAGTGGGCGGTGTCGTCGCGCCTTGCAGCATGCTCCGCGCCGGCGGTTCAGTGGTGATCGCGGAGAAATTCTCCGCGGAAGACTTCTGGGACGACATCATGTATTTCGACTGCACTATCTTCCAATATATCGGTGAACTCTGCCGCTACCTTCTGAACGCGCCGGCGTCCGGGCTGGAGGTCGTACACGGGCTGCGGCTGGCCGTCGGCAACGGATTGCGCGGCGACATCTGGGAGGCGTTCGCGAAGCGGTTCGCGATTCCGCAGATCCTCGAATTCTACGCCGCGACAGAAGGTAATTTTTCACTATTCAACTTCGAAGGAAAACCCGGCGCGATCGGCCGTATCCCGCCGCTGCTGGCGCATCGCTTTCCCGCCTCGATCGTGAAGGTCGATGCAGAGCGCGGCAGCCCGGTCCGCGGCGACGACGGGCTCTGTATCGCCTGCACCCACGGCGAGGTCGGCGAGGCGATCGGGCGCATCGGCACCGCCGATCGGGGCGGCGGCCCTTTCGAGGGCTACACGGACCCGGCCGAGACCGAGAAGAAGATCCTGCGCGACGTATTTGCCGAAGGCGATGCCTGGTTCCGGACCGGCGATCTGATGCTGCGCGACGAGCAGGGCTATTTCCATTTCGTCGACCGGATCGGCGAAACCTTCCGCTGGAAGGGCGAGAACGTCGCGACCAGCGAGGTGAACGACGCGATCAGGGACTGCCCCGGCGTTCTCGACGCCTCGACCTACGGGGTCGCGGTCCCCGGCGCCGACGGTCGCGCCGGCATGGCGGCTTTGGTGGTGGACCAAGGGTTCGATTTCAGAATCTTCGCGGAACTGCTGTCGCGCCGGCTCCCGGTCTATGCGCTTCCGATCTTCGTCAGGTTATGCCGGGCGCTCGACGCCACCGAGACCTTCAAGCAGAATAAGCAGCGGCTGATCCGCGAGGGATTCGATCCCTCGGTCGTGGGCGACCCGCTGTTCCTGCGCGATCCGGCGACCAGCGACTATCGTCCGATCGACCGGGCCGTCTACGCGCGCATCGTGGAGGGCGGAATCAGACTCTAG
- a CDS encoding acyl carrier protein produces the protein MSVRSRIFSAMQRIAEEQKVTLPPLHDDLSLHETGFDSLAFAILVARLEDDLGVDPFTVAEDAAFPSTVGEFVRAYENVPA, from the coding sequence ATGTCGGTAAGGTCGAGGATTTTCTCGGCGATGCAGCGGATCGCTGAAGAGCAGAAGGTCACGCTTCCGCCGCTCCACGACGATCTGTCGCTGCACGAAACCGGGTTCGACTCGCTGGCATTCGCAATCCTCGTCGCGCGGCTGGAGGACGATCTCGGCGTTGATCCGTTCACCGTCGCGGAGGACGCCGCCTTCCCGTCGACCGTCGGCGAATTCGTCAGAGCATACGAGAATGTCCCCGCCTGA
- a CDS encoding AMP-binding protein, with protein MSPPEIFALREYLGPELKGRTISDARHGVSLTDILRHSCLIGRSRELSGRSVLLATSGQLLSALAMIELDGIARRMLLCPPDFDPDRIQALLADAEIDAIVTDQSLHRYDAGAYLVVGAGLPERAAEGWKTERATEWLMLTSGTSGLPKIVGHTLDGLAGAIIAEGAARHPNATWATFYDIRRYGGLQILLRAVIGGGSIVLSEPGEAIADHVARLRAGGVTHISGTPSHWRKLLMSGAAANFSPRYVRLSGEIADQAVLDGLARAFPHASIGHAYASTEAGVGFAVDDGREGFPADLIGRNRDGVEMKVVDGSLRIRSHRTARAYIGANAPPLADAEGFVDTGDMIELRGERYHFVGRRGGIINIGGLKVHPEEIEAVINRHESVRMSRARSRRSPITGAIVIADVVLADGTDAGRHETIRTEILGRCKDSLAAHKVPAVIRFVERLDVTEAGKLVRADA; from the coding sequence ATGTCCCCGCCTGAAATCTTCGCGCTGCGCGAATATCTCGGCCCGGAGCTGAAGGGCCGCACGATTTCCGATGCCCGGCACGGCGTATCGCTGACCGACATTCTCCGGCACAGCTGCCTGATCGGCAGATCCCGCGAGCTGTCCGGCCGCTCGGTGCTGCTTGCGACATCGGGACAGCTGCTGTCCGCGCTCGCGATGATCGAGCTCGACGGCATCGCCCGCCGCATGCTGCTGTGCCCGCCCGACTTCGATCCGGATCGCATCCAGGCCCTGCTTGCGGATGCCGAGATCGACGCCATCGTCACCGATCAGTCGCTGCACCGATACGATGCTGGCGCGTACCTGGTTGTCGGCGCCGGCCTGCCCGAACGGGCGGCCGAGGGATGGAAGACCGAACGCGCGACCGAGTGGCTGATGCTGACCTCGGGGACGTCCGGGCTGCCGAAGATCGTCGGACATACGCTCGATGGGCTGGCCGGCGCGATCATCGCCGAGGGGGCTGCGCGCCACCCGAACGCGACCTGGGCGACGTTCTACGACATCCGCCGCTACGGCGGCCTGCAGATATTGCTGCGCGCCGTGATCGGCGGCGGATCGATCGTGCTGTCGGAGCCCGGGGAAGCCATCGCGGACCACGTGGCACGGCTGCGGGCAGGCGGCGTCACCCACATCTCCGGGACGCCGTCGCACTGGCGCAAGCTCCTGATGAGCGGTGCGGCCGCGAACTTCTCGCCGCGCTATGTCCGCCTGTCCGGTGAAATCGCCGACCAGGCGGTGCTCGACGGCCTTGCCCGGGCGTTTCCGCATGCGTCGATCGGCCATGCCTATGCTTCAACCGAGGCCGGCGTCGGTTTCGCGGTGGACGACGGGCGCGAGGGTTTTCCCGCCGACCTGATCGGGCGGAACCGCGACGGCGTCGAGATGAAGGTCGTCGACGGTTCACTCCGGATCCGCTCCCACCGCACGGCGCGCGCCTATATCGGCGCCAATGCGCCCCCGCTCGCCGATGCCGAAGGCTTCGTCGACACCGGCGACATGATCGAGCTGCGCGGCGAGCGCTACCACTTCGTCGGCCGGCGCGGCGGCATCATCAACATCGGCGGGCTGAAGGTCCATCCCGAGGAGATCGAGGCCGTGATCAACCGGCACGAGTCCGTGCGGATGTCGCGCGCGCGGTCGCGCAGGAGCCCGATCACCGGCGCCATCGTGATCGCCGACGTCGTCCTCGCCGACGGCACCGATGCGGGTCGCCACGAGACGATCCGCACGGAAATTCTCGGCCGGTGCAAGGACTCGCTGGCGGCGCACAAGGTGCCTGCGGTGATCCGCTTCGTCGAGCGGCTCGACGTCACGGAAGCCGGGAAACTGGTGCGCGCCGATGCGTAA
- a CDS encoding SDR family NAD(P)-dependent oxidoreductase — protein sequence MRNVLVTGGSRGIGLAITRRLAASGDYSVIAVARRESEDLGHAIRETGADRLHFRAFDLGRTDEIPAFVKELRDGFGAIHGLVNNAGIGTEGLLATMRNSEIEALIRLNVLSPIVLTKYVVRHMMADGAGRIVNISSIIASTGYNGLSVYAASKAAAAGFTRSLAREVGTLGITVNAIAPGFVDTELTRSLDDDGRRRIAGRSALRRLPEADDIASMVEYLMGEGGRNITGTVLTVDAGNTA from the coding sequence ATGCGTAACGTCCTCGTCACCGGCGGCAGCCGTGGCATCGGGCTTGCGATTACGCGCAGGCTCGCCGCATCCGGCGACTACAGCGTGATCGCGGTCGCGCGCCGCGAGAGCGAGGATCTGGGACACGCCATCCGCGAAACGGGAGCGGACCGCCTTCACTTCAGGGCGTTTGATCTTGGCCGGACCGACGAGATTCCCGCCTTCGTGAAGGAGCTGCGCGACGGCTTCGGCGCGATCCACGGCCTCGTCAACAATGCCGGGATCGGCACCGAGGGGCTGCTGGCCACCATGCGCAATTCCGAGATCGAGGCGTTGATCCGTCTGAACGTGCTGTCGCCGATCGTTCTGACCAAATACGTGGTGCGCCACATGATGGCCGACGGCGCCGGGCGCATCGTCAACATCTCCTCCATCATCGCCTCGACCGGCTACAACGGCCTCTCCGTCTATGCCGCGTCCAAGGCCGCGGCCGCCGGCTTCACCCGTTCGCTGGCCCGCGAAGTTGGCACGCTCGGCATCACCGTGAATGCGATCGCCCCCGGCTTCGTCGACACCGAATTGACCAGGTCCTTAGACGACGACGGCCGCCGGCGCATCGCCGGTCGCAGCGCGTTGCGCCGCCTGCCCGAGGCCGACGACATCGCTTCCATGGTCGAGTATCTCATGGGCGAAGGCGGCCGGAACATCACCGGCACGGTGCTGACGGTGGACGCCGGCAACACCGCATGA